The following are encoded together in the Pseudodesulfovibrio indicus genome:
- a CDS encoding DUF3164 family protein, whose translation MGNATHEGFWKDAKGNLVAPENVRESDKLADEVVRDLFAEAKNINAALVAFKQKALDDIRTHLALVVEKYDVKLRGKKGNRVLSTFDGSIKVTINIQDRIRFGEELVAAELLINECMAEWTHDANPNLRTIVEKAFQADSEGKISVYRVLDLLRLQIDDERWRKAMKAIQDSIRVIDSKEYVRIYTRDENGEYQALSLNIAQA comes from the coding sequence ATGGGAAATGCAACTCACGAAGGATTCTGGAAGGACGCGAAGGGTAACCTCGTTGCCCCTGAAAACGTCCGGGAATCCGACAAGCTGGCTGACGAGGTTGTCCGGGACCTGTTCGCCGAGGCCAAGAATATCAACGCCGCCCTGGTCGCGTTTAAGCAGAAGGCGCTTGACGACATCCGCACCCACCTCGCCCTGGTGGTGGAGAAATACGACGTCAAGCTGCGGGGGAAAAAAGGCAACCGCGTCCTCTCCACGTTCGACGGCTCCATCAAGGTCACGATCAACATTCAGGACCGCATCAGATTCGGTGAAGAGCTGGTGGCTGCGGAGCTGCTCATCAACGAATGCATGGCCGAGTGGACGCACGATGCCAACCCCAACCTGCGCACCATCGTCGAAAAGGCCTTTCAGGCCGATTCCGAGGGGAAGATCAGCGTCTACCGCGTCCTCGACCTGCTCCGCCTGCAAATCGACGACGAGCGCTGGCGTAAGGCCATGAAGGCCATTCAGGACAGCATCCGCGTGATCGACAGCAAGGAGTACGTCCGCATCTACACGCGCGACGAGAACGGCGAATATCAGGCCCTGTCTCTCAACATCGCACAGGCATAA
- a CDS encoding winged helix DNA-binding protein — MTTPEMDKLRGVVIALSENGKKEISNALIYRAMALEAEAEKARVRSQLDGMTRQNELVRIKAGHYTYHPQAPARRGEGYVRMWRAVRASTGTFQVAEIAAVAHVDASSVSKYIKHLLEVGYVRRNGKKKNVLLFSTTPAGRDQRETPYPAKSPRDPFAVERAAMSRLARVFFEKDLHSESARKAVVKECKTILKRFDTQNEKEAPNE, encoded by the coding sequence ATGACGACGCCTGAAATGGACAAGCTGCGGGGCGTGGTGATCGCCCTGAGCGAGAACGGCAAGAAAGAGATCAGCAACGCGCTGATCTACCGAGCCATGGCCCTTGAGGCTGAAGCGGAGAAGGCCCGCGTCCGCAGCCAGCTAGACGGCATGACGCGGCAGAACGAATTGGTCCGCATCAAGGCCGGACACTACACCTACCATCCCCAAGCCCCTGCACGTCGCGGCGAAGGCTACGTCCGAATGTGGAGAGCGGTCAGGGCGTCCACAGGCACCTTCCAGGTGGCCGAGATCGCCGCCGTGGCGCACGTGGATGCGTCCTCGGTAAGCAAATACATCAAGCACCTGCTTGAAGTCGGATATGTGCGGCGGAACGGGAAGAAAAAGAACGTGTTGCTGTTCTCCACTACGCCTGCTGGCCGGGATCAGCGCGAAACGCCCTATCCGGCCAAATCGCCCCGCGATCCGTTCGCGGTCGAACGCGCCGCCATGTCCCGGCTGGCCCGCGTGTTTTTCGAAAAGGATCTGCATTCCGAATCGGCCAGGAAGGCCGTGGTTAAGGAGTGCAAAACCATACTGAAGCGTTTTGACACCCAAAATGAGAAGGAGGCTCCCAATGAATGA
- a CDS encoding AAA family ATPase produces MRRDIFIETGNVAKLRKSLNTLSDTERGRPGIGVIQGEAGRGKTMAAKEWHTVNGGIFLRVLEGWSQFGFLQELAFEATGDRPGNTAKCRTSIMNALNKSHTAIIVDEADRLNIGRIEDLRDVHDMTGCPVILIGEEGFYPKLHARRRVHSRVVDVVNFDPINAEDVMLFAMQAAALEVSPEACHKLAQSAKGSFRVVYGYMLRLEDYAKAQNTNVIDTKAVESLRIGRA; encoded by the coding sequence ATGCGGCGAGACATCTTCATAGAAACCGGCAACGTGGCGAAACTGCGCAAGTCCCTGAACACGTTGAGCGACACGGAACGTGGTCGCCCCGGCATCGGGGTTATCCAGGGGGAGGCCGGACGCGGCAAGACCATGGCGGCAAAGGAATGGCACACCGTCAATGGCGGCATCTTCCTGCGTGTCCTGGAAGGCTGGAGCCAGTTTGGCTTTCTCCAGGAACTGGCGTTTGAAGCCACGGGCGACCGCCCCGGAAACACTGCGAAGTGCCGCACGAGCATCATGAACGCTCTGAACAAATCCCACACGGCCATCATCGTGGATGAAGCGGACCGGTTGAACATAGGCCGCATCGAAGACTTGCGGGATGTCCACGACATGACCGGATGCCCCGTGATCCTGATCGGCGAAGAAGGGTTTTATCCGAAGCTCCACGCCCGCCGTCGTGTCCATTCCCGTGTGGTCGACGTTGTGAATTTCGATCCCATCAACGCCGAGGACGTGATGCTCTTCGCCATGCAGGCCGCTGCCCTGGAGGTCTCGCCGGAGGCCTGCCACAAGCTGGCCCAGTCGGCAAAAGGCAGCTTCCGCGTGGTGTATGGCTACATGCTTCGCCTGGAGGATTACGCCAAGGCTCAAAACACCAACGTGATCGACACCAAGGCTGTCGAGTCCCTGCGGATCGGGCGGGCCTAG
- a CDS encoding helix-turn-helix domain-containing protein — MDTTLGQRIKRVRGDLKQADFAESLGVHKNSLSRYERDSSIPGTDFIEALCTKYGVSVFWLVLGEGSMDGSYPEPTRDSGLDRDATLEEELCAEREMNRTLVDENRMLWKENGELKVKIGELNVQKVKLEGELDTARKMAKEYYERLKSRDAPEDTTPTEAIREAG, encoded by the coding sequence TTGGACACCACACTAGGTCAAAGGATAAAAAGAGTTCGTGGCGACTTGAAACAAGCTGATTTTGCTGAGAGTTTAGGCGTTCACAAGAACTCTCTTAGCCGTTACGAAAGAGACTCCAGCATTCCTGGGACAGATTTTATCGAGGCACTATGCACCAAATATGGTGTGTCGGTTTTCTGGCTTGTTCTGGGGGAAGGCTCAATGGATGGGAGCTACCCCGAACCAACCAGAGATTCCGGCCTGGATCGAGATGCCACCTTAGAGGAAGAATTATGCGCAGAGCGGGAGATGAATCGTACTCTTGTAGACGAGAACAGAATGCTCTGGAAAGAAAACGGGGAGCTGAAGGTTAAGATCGGGGAGCTAAACGTTCAGAAGGTTAAACTCGAAGGAGAGTTGGACACGGCCCGCAAGATGGCAAAGGAATACTACGAAAGGCTGAAAAGCCGCGATGCGCCGGAAGACACCACGCCAACTGAGGCCATAAGAGAAGCCGGTTAG
- a CDS encoding cache domain-containing protein, with translation MKTTILVCALLVLTLTAGLALADRAPQTVYDLSGTLAAIGSDPVIVEAVKAQNAKGMKLSEIQAMDERWRNTYDTADFMLALMTSELGKHLLEILKSKGYCTNIFVMDNQGALVGMVDKVSNYWIGDREIFKASFSHGAGAVFAGEVDYDDTDLAYKCPVSVPVVDGEKAIGVITFIINIDELEM, from the coding sequence ATGAAAACGACAATCCTGGTATGCGCTCTCCTTGTTTTGACCCTGACGGCCGGCCTGGCTCTCGCGGATAGGGCCCCCCAGACGGTGTACGATCTTAGCGGGACACTGGCGGCAATCGGTTCCGACCCGGTTATCGTGGAAGCGGTCAAAGCCCAGAATGCCAAAGGGATGAAGCTGAGTGAAATCCAAGCCATGGATGAGAGGTGGAGAAATACCTACGACACGGCCGACTTCATGCTGGCCCTTATGACGTCCGAGCTCGGCAAGCACCTTCTGGAGATACTGAAATCCAAGGGCTACTGCACAAACATATTTGTCATGGACAATCAGGGAGCCCTTGTCGGCATGGTCGATAAAGTTTCCAATTACTGGATTGGCGACAGAGAAATCTTCAAAGCGTCCTTTTCGCATGGCGCTGGTGCCGTTTTCGCAGGCGAGGTGGACTACGATGACACAGATCTGGCCTATAAGTGCCCTGTATCCGTCCCCGTCGTTGACGGGGAGAAAGCCATTGGAGTCATCACGTTCATTATCAATATTGACGAGTTGGAAATGTGA